From the genome of Daphnia pulicaria isolate SC F1-1A chromosome 5, SC_F0-13Bv2, whole genome shotgun sequence:
GCGTGCCCATAAAAAAGGCGGGGTCTATAttattttatataatatagaaATGAAAGCGGCGGGTCCTGGGGCTCGTGGCGGAAGCCCCAAAGTCCAGCGCAGCGTTTTATCTGATGATGCGTGTAATTTATTATGATAATAGTGTATACCGTAACGACCGGCGAGCTTCAGACAAGCCGTGGCCGGAAAGAGGCCGTTGCGTCCTTTACGTCCGCCCAAACAGGGCGACTCGAGCAGATCACTGGTGAAGTTATTGTGGAACGGATCTTCGCAGGCCGGATTCTCGCCGTTCACCGACACGCACTTGAAGCAATCGATAGCGCTCACTGCTGTTGGACCCGCCAGCGCCAAAGGTTTATGTAATAATGTGTAAAAAAGGTAATTTCATCAAATGAACTTTGATTCTGAAATTATACCTGTCGACAGGAAAAACTGCGAGACGACCAGCACCAAGAAGAGGGTCGTCAACAGTCGAAAAGTTTGGAATGAGGTAACCGACGACGAGTGCGACGGCGGCGGATGGTGATGTGGTAAATTCATGACGTCAAACTCGGGAATGAAATTTGATGCAGCAGTTtggacgaaaataaaaataaaaccttcTGGTTGTTTTCTTCCCTCTCCAGCAGCTGCAGTTCCTGatgaagtgaaaaaagaaagaagttagGATTACGCAATAAAAAGGCAGTTTTTGTCTAAGCAAACAACGCTGATGCCAAGAATATAAGTATAAGCAGCTGTGCAGATGGCCCTGAACCGCGACGACCggaatacatacacacacatatacagcCTGGCCAATGTAAGCGAAATAATTTCTCTTGTTATCGTTGCGTTTTTTGTCCGTCTCTTGTTCCTGTATATGTTTTAGGCTATATAGACAACAGGGCCTAGCTCTAGCTAGAGTCGACTGCACGGATCATCTATCACGGGAGAGGAAAGGCCGTCAAATCAGATTAGTAACATCCGTGACATTAAGGGCAACTATATCTCGTTACGAAGGCCCTTTTTCGCTGGGGGGtgggcggggggggggggggacatgcTGTGTGTATGCACTATATCTAGTTAGTACTCTCTCTATATGTTATAGACGTTGCGGTAATGATGATACACACGTCGTGTAACTAGCGACGCTATGGATTACCCCGGGCACTGGTTATTTACAGCGACAGCAtcgcaaaaataaagaaaagagagaatctTATAATTCGGAGCAACAGTGATCGAACGTCGGGATTCATTCCAGATCAATGACGCAACATACTGTGTACGAAATAATAACAGATGGCTCAGCATGTCTTTAATGCCACAGCGAGAGAGATAAGCTGCTTGATTGCATCCGCGCGCTGAGCGATCGTCAACTCGAGAGAGTCGTCCCATCATCAACTGCAAATTGCTAGTTGTACATATTCAACAACCGTTTGATGAGTTGTCGTTCTTCTTCCGCTCCGCTAGACCGTCTAAacggacagcagcagcggtagACGTTCAATTATTATCTACCATCGACGTCGTTGGTCGCTCACATCGATTTTGAGCGGGTGGTTCGCCCATTATGGCGTTTAACAAACGGTGGCTGCTCATCCGTTTTGACATCGTTAGAATCGACAGGTAATTGacgatcgattttttttttcagtcgccTTTATCGCGCGTTTATCGgccacttttcattttttgtgtgaCCCTTAGACTTGTCGACcgagattttcaaaaaggaaagaaaatgtcgATCGATTCCCATCATCAAAGCCACAAAAATGTTTCCGTGAATTTTAAATAGTCGCGGGTGGGATGATGGGAGACCACCCAGCGCCACCCAGGGCAATTGTCGGCAGAAGCGCAAACAATCAACAAACGAGCTGCGTCAACAACCAAATTGATTCGCCCTGGCGTCtacataaaagaagaagaataagaagaaaatggttgtCTGTGTATAAATTCAGAATCAGCCGCGAATATAGCATTACGTCTTTAtgcaaatttcaatcaaaccaaattctcttctttttccccctttttattatttttgttttaaataatccaACTCGATTGAAATGAttgtctcccccccccctccacttTCGCCCGACGGCGGAaagatcagcagcagcagcaaccgaaaattaaaaaaatgtgtatagAGACGCTCAC
Proteins encoded in this window:
- the LOC124341349 gene encoding uncharacterized protein LOC124341349 isoform X1, which codes for MNLPHHHPPPSHSSSVTSFQTFRLLTTLFLVLVVSQFFLSTAVSAIDCFKCVSVNGENPACEDPFHNNFTSDLLESPCLGGRKGRNGLFPATACLKLAGRYADGNYEKMVIRTCALDSGTLTLDTELVRMSHCGSFVLDGRYVNGCLQSCDDGDGCNSAPSDRPGWLRIVTAAASVITISLIWANAMPSYHVFR
- the LOC124341349 gene encoding uncharacterized protein LOC124341349 isoform X3, yielding MNLPHHHPPPSHSSSVTSFQTFRLLTTLFLVLVVSQFFLSTVSAIDCFKCVSVNGENPACEDPFHNNFTSDLLESPCLGGRKGRNGLFPATACLKLAGRYADGNYEKMVIRTCALDSGTLTLDTELVRMSHCGSFVLDGRYVNGCLQSCDDGDGCNSAPSDRPGWLRIVTAAASVITISLIWANAMPSYHVFR
- the LOC124341349 gene encoding uncharacterized protein LOC124341349 isoform X2, with the protein product MNLPHHHPPPSHSSSVTSFQTFRLLTTLFLVLVVSQFFLSTAVSAIDCFKCVSVNGENPACEDPFHNNFTSDLLESPCLGGRKGRNGLFPATACLKLAGRYDDTGETIVVRGCALDSGTTTIDTEIIRMSHCGGLYFDDRYVNGCLQSCDDGDGCNSAPSDRPGWLRIVTAAASVITISLIWANAMPSYHVFR